In Campylobacter vicugnae, a genomic segment contains:
- the htpG gene encoding molecular chaperone HtpG translates to MQKHQFQTQVSDLLNLMIHSLYSNKEIFLRELISNASDALDKLNYLSLTNDEYKSLQYSPRIDIKLDKEAKTLVISDNGIGMDESDLINNLGTIARSGTKGFIDSMSGDAKKDSSLIGQFGVGFYSAFMVASKIEVISRKALSDEAYKWSSDTNGYEISKSSLSSHGTQITLYLNDDEFCDSFRVENIITKYSNHIPYPIFMDKDEWIAPQGDEKDGHYESKNSQINKASALWRMSKSGLKDSDYNDFYKQISHDSSDPLMHIHTKAEGKIEYSTLFYIPSSQPFDLFRVDYQSGVKLYVKRVFITDDAKELLPPYLRFVRGVMDVEDIPLNVSREILQENKILATVKDQSVKKILNELEKMLNNDREKYSKFYALFGNVIKEGLYGFSTNKDNILNLCLFKSTLNDKPITLKEYKEAMKEDQKSIYYISGQNESMLRNSPLLEGFKAKGINVLICDEEIDTIVLPMVNEFDSTAFKSINSSDIDSEIDSTQNSSNDETNALIVKIKEILKDEVKDVKISNRLSDSVSCLIYDKNDPDYAMQTILKQMGQEAPKIKPILEINPNHEIITKLANNELMINDVAILILNMAKISEGMTIENPSEFSSKLAKIISKAL, encoded by the coding sequence ATGCAAAAACATCAATTTCAAACTCAAGTAAGTGATCTTTTAAATTTAATGATTCACTCGCTATATTCAAATAAAGAGATATTTTTAAGAGAGTTAATCTCAAATGCAAGCGATGCATTAGATAAGCTAAATTATCTAAGCCTAACTAATGATGAGTATAAATCACTTCAGTATAGTCCAAGAATAGATATTAAGCTAGATAAAGAGGCCAAAACTTTAGTAATTAGCGATAATGGTATAGGTATGGATGAGAGTGATCTAATCAATAATCTAGGCACAATCGCAAGAAGTGGAACTAAAGGCTTTATAGATTCTATGAGCGGTGATGCTAAAAAAGATAGCTCATTAATCGGCCAATTTGGTGTAGGATTCTACTCAGCATTTATGGTAGCAAGCAAAATAGAAGTAATCAGCCGTAAAGCTCTAAGCGATGAAGCGTATAAATGGAGTAGCGATACAAATGGATATGAAATTTCAAAATCTAGCCTATCAAGTCATGGAACACAAATTACGCTATATCTAAATGATGATGAGTTTTGCGATAGCTTTAGAGTTGAGAATATCATCACAAAATATTCAAATCATATCCCATATCCGATATTTATGGATAAAGATGAATGGATAGCGCCACAAGGCGATGAAAAAGATGGCCACTATGAGAGCAAAAACTCACAAATAAATAAAGCTAGCGCACTATGGAGAATGAGTAAATCAGGATTAAAAGATAGTGATTACAACGACTTTTACAAACAAATTAGCCACGATAGTAGCGATCCGCTTATGCATATTCATACAAAAGCAGAAGGAAAGATAGAGTACTCTACCCTATTTTATATCCCTTCATCTCAGCCATTTGATCTATTTAGAGTAGATTATCAAAGTGGAGTAAAACTATATGTAAAGCGTGTATTTATCACCGATGATGCTAAAGAGCTTCTACCACCATATCTTAGATTTGTTCGTGGAGTAATGGATGTAGAAGATATCCCATTAAATGTCAGCCGCGAAATTCTACAAGAAAATAAGATTTTAGCTACTGTCAAAGACCAAAGTGTCAAAAAAATCTTAAACGAATTAGAAAAAATGCTTAATAACGATAGAGAAAAATACTCTAAATTTTATGCTCTTTTTGGCAATGTGATTAAAGAAGGACTTTATGGATTTAGCACCAATAAAGATAATATCTTAAATTTATGTCTATTTAAATCTACTCTAAATGATAAGCCAATTACTCTAAAAGAGTATAAAGAGGCTATGAAAGAAGATCAAAAATCTATCTATTATATTAGTGGTCAAAATGAGAGTATGCTAAGAAATTCTCCTTTACTAGAAGGGTTTAAAGCAAAAGGTATAAATGTTTTAATCTGCGATGAAGAGATCGATACAATTGTCTTGCCTATGGTAAATGAATTTGACTCTACTGCATTTAAAAGCATTAACAGCTCGGACATAGATAGCGAAATAGATAGCACACAAAACTCAAGCAATGATGAGACAAATGCTCTAATAGTTAAAATTAAAGAAATTTTAAAAGATGAAGTAAAAGATGTAAAAATTTCAAACCGCCTAAGCGATTCAGTCTCATGCCTAATCTATGATAAAAATGACCCAGATTACGCTATGCAAACTATACTAAAACAGATGGGACAAGAAGCACCAAAAATCAAACCAATCCTAGAGATAAACCCAAATCATGAAATTATCACAAAATTAGCAAATAATGAACTAATGATAAATGATGTAGCTATTTTGATTTTAAATATGGCAAAAATTAGCGAAGGTATGACTATAGAAAATCCAAGCGAATTTAGCTCTAAACTTGCTAAAATTATCTCAAAGGCACTATAA
- a CDS encoding YhdP family protein — translation MSKISQIIDKNRFLLLFLTLFIAIFVAFFIWIKIGIKIESMDFNRFKISQLYIKLDNKITLKAKNINILPDNNEQNSSKSTLELIHYMKWIDMLFNKIELTNISIGDQKSYFIYTDNKFNFDNNDIYINANLARQNRNLNLSINQINLKDFNTTFSGYLELNFYDEIHKFRGKFNSYELQGDINLNIDNDILSYEVVNVTAPTIKQFIDALANAINLNSEIKNWIYGYIVASDYRLEIFKGKFNLNSSDLSISELYGKASANAPIVKFHPDVAAATASSVTVTFKNSNLIFDIKDAVYENAKANVGLSINNLDSNPNLILDINTTSLYNESINNILKAYDIKIPILQNSGTLNSNICLNIDLSDIKVRADGEFVLNNSTLDIAGANFYSNHAKIILKDDKITIKDGHIKNDIFDANFSAFIDTSDQNAKFDSKFNSIIIPNLIDIKNLDDNITLDFKDDAIIKSKILGYDINLSQPITINIPSIAPLKPYSKLINDLNLTKADIKITTNDFKNITARVNDVNFNLPIISKKDGNYTDDNFTIEISDIITIKSHSGIINSTIIDGQINIFLDSAKINIESNSIKGDFDKNIKFIANNSVLNVVDINRTVKFDHFSGSKNKDELKFDGEFDGGYISITEGKDILKAKGNGISATTVNDILDLNTFSEGIFGLKVIGKNSKNFKASLELKDTYLKDYKIYNQLLAFLDSIPSLLIFKVPDFNNKGFSVQDGIIRLQRIDDNLTIHAIDIKGASADIVGSGGINLSTNDIDITLELKLLKDASTIIDKIPLVNHILLGKDRSISTVITISGTIDKPDIKTQVITDVLTTPFSIIKNTLTLPFVIFD, via the coding sequence ATGAGTAAAATTTCACAGATTATAGATAAAAATCGCTTTTTATTGCTATTTTTAACTCTATTTATAGCCATTTTTGTCGCCTTTTTTATATGGATAAAAATCGGAATTAAGATAGAATCTATGGATTTTAACCGATTTAAAATTTCGCAATTATATATAAAATTAGATAACAAAATTACACTAAAAGCAAAAAATATAAATATTTTACCAGATAATAATGAACAAAATAGCTCTAAATCAACACTAGAACTTATACACTATATGAAGTGGATTGATATGTTATTTAATAAAATTGAATTAACAAACATATCAATTGGTGATCAAAAATCATACTTTATATATACAGATAATAAATTTAATTTTGATAACAATGATATATATATAAATGCAAATTTAGCCAGACAAAATCGTAATTTAAATTTATCTATAAATCAAATTAATCTTAAAGATTTTAATACTACATTTAGCGGATACTTAGAGCTAAACTTCTATGATGAAATACATAAATTTAGAGGCAAATTCAACTCATATGAACTTCAAGGTGATATTAATTTAAATATTGATAATGATATTTTAAGCTATGAAGTTGTAAATGTAACCGCACCTACTATTAAGCAATTTATAGATGCTTTAGCCAACGCAATAAATTTAAATAGTGAGATTAAAAACTGGATATATGGCTATATTGTTGCAAGTGATTATAGATTAGAGATTTTTAAGGGTAAGTTTAATCTTAATAGTAGTGATTTGTCAATCTCTGAACTATATGGTAAAGCTAGTGCAAATGCTCCAATTGTAAAATTTCATCCTGATGTAGCTGCTGCTACTGCAAGTAGTGTAACAGTTACTTTTAAAAACTCAAATTTAATATTTGATATCAAAGATGCTGTTTATGAAAATGCAAAGGCCAATGTGGGGTTAAGTATAAATAATTTAGATAGCAATCCAAACCTAATACTAGATATCAATACAACATCTTTATATAACGAAAGTATAAATAATATACTAAAAGCCTATGATATAAAAATTCCAATCTTACAAAATAGCGGAACCTTAAATAGCAATATTTGCTTAAATATAGACCTTAGCGATATAAAAGTTAGAGCTGATGGTGAGTTTGTTTTAAATAATAGCACTCTTGATATAGCTGGAGCAAACTTTTATTCAAATCACGCTAAAATAATTTTAAAAGATGATAAAATTACAATTAAAGATGGCCATATCAAAAATGATATTTTTGATGCTAATTTTAGCGCTTTTATAGATACAAGCGATCAAAATGCTAAATTTGATTCTAAATTTAACTCCATTATTATCCCTAATTTAATTGATATAAAAAATCTAGATGATAATATTACTTTAGACTTTAAAGATGATGCAATTATCAAATCTAAAATATTAGGCTATGATATAAACTTAAGCCAGCCAATCACCATAAACATACCAAGCATTGCACCACTTAAGCCGTATTCCAAGCTAATTAATGATCTAAATTTAACCAAAGCTGACATTAAAATTACCACCAATGATTTTAAAAATATTACAGCTAGAGTAAATGATGTAAATTTTAACCTGCCAATAATTAGCAAAAAAGATGGCAATTATACTGATGATAACTTTACTATCGAAATTTCAGATATTATTACCATAAAAAGCCATAGTGGTATCATTAATTCTACAATCATAGATGGCCAAATAAATATATTTTTAGACTCTGCAAAAATTAACATAGAGTCTAATAGTATCAAAGGTGATTTTGATAAAAATATAAAATTTATTGCTAATAATAGCGTATTAAATGTAGTAGATATCAATAGAACTGTAAAATTTGATCACTTTAGCGGTAGCAAAAATAAAGATGAGCTTAAATTTGATGGAGAATTTGATGGCGGATATATATCCATTACCGAAGGTAAAGATATATTAAAGGCAAAAGGAAATGGTATATCAGCTACAACTGTCAATGATATTTTAGATCTAAATACATTTAGTGAGGGGATTTTTGGGTTAAAAGTTATTGGAAAAAATAGCAAAAATTTCAAAGCCAGCCTTGAACTAAAAGATACCTATTTAAAAGATTATAAAATTTATAATCAACTTTTAGCATTTTTAGATTCTATCCCATCTTTACTTATCTTTAAAGTGCCTGATTTTAATAATAAAGGCTTTAGCGTACAAGATGGCATTATAAGACTTCAAAGAATTGATGATAATCTTACTATACACGCTATAGATATCAAAGGAGCAAGTGCTGATATAGTAGGAAGTGGTGGTATAAACCTAAGCACCAATGATATAGATATAACTTTAGAATTAAAGCTATTAAAAGATGCTAGCACCATAATAGATAAAATTCCACTAGTCAATCATATACTTCTTGGTAAAGATAGAAGTATATCAACTGTTATTACCATTAGCGGAACTATAGATAAACCAGATATAAAGACTCAGGTCATAACCGATGTACTAACAACCCCATTTAGTATAATCAAAAATACTCTAACATTACCATTTGTAATATTTGATTAA
- the mltG gene encoding endolytic transglycosylase MltG: protein MLIPIFIHIKKATKMAINRVKNSNKKRFLSIICEILLILFLTIFASLSQTINTSKVVYLPKGSVGEIISYLAKLNFKVDRFDKYILVLMGFPQSGWIDIGQTTLSKFDFLYKLTTAKAAMRDITLVPGETTAYFFYDIAKKFGLNYNELMKNYLANSPIKEGFLVPETYKIPVGISEAHLVYYLINISKKQHESLSKKIFGQWDERRWYEFITVASIVQKEAANKNEMPLVASVIYNRLKIGMKLQMDGTLNYDLYSHEKITPKRIASDNSRYNTYKYAGLPPNAVCNVSFDAIKAAIFPKKTNYLYFVRDKSSGAHIFTSSYEAHLNAIKQSNRTK, encoded by the coding sequence ATCTTAATTCCGATTTTTATCCATATAAAAAAGGCGACAAAAATGGCTATAAATAGAGTTAAAAATAGCAATAAAAAGCGATTTTTATCTATAATCTGTGAAATTTTACTCATACTTTTCCTAACGATCTTTGCATCGCTATCTCAAACTATAAACACAAGCAAAGTTGTATATCTGCCTAAGGGAAGCGTAGGTGAAATTATATCTTATTTAGCTAAACTAAATTTTAAAGTAGATAGATTTGATAAGTATATTTTAGTTTTGATGGGGTTTCCACAATCTGGCTGGATTGATATAGGGCAGACTACGCTTAGTAAATTTGATTTTTTATATAAACTTACAACTGCTAAAGCCGCTATGAGAGATATTACGCTAGTTCCTGGAGAGACTACAGCATATTTCTTTTATGATATTGCTAAAAAATTTGGCCTTAATTATAACGAACTAATGAAAAATTATTTAGCAAATTCACCTATAAAAGAGGGTTTTTTGGTTCCTGAGACTTATAAAATTCCAGTTGGAATTAGTGAGGCTCATTTGGTTTATTATCTTATAAATATATCCAAAAAACAGCATGAAAGTTTAAGCAAAAAGATATTTGGTCAGTGGGATGAGAGGCGTTGGTATGAGTTTATTACTGTAGCTTCAATAGTGCAAAAAGAAGCAGCAAATAAAAATGAGATGCCTCTTGTAGCGTCTGTGATATATAATAGATTAAAAATCGGTATGAAACTTCAAATGGACGGAACTTTAAATTATGATCTATATTCACATGAAAAGATTACTCCAAAAAGAATCGCCTCAGATAATAGCAGATATAATACCTATAAATATGCTGGACTTCCACCAAATGCAGTTTGTAATGTAAGCTTTGATGCTATAAAAGCAGCAATATTTCCTAAAAAGACAAATTATCTATATTTTGTAAGAGATAAAAGCAGTGGCGCTCATATATTTACATCTAGTTATGAGGCTCATCTAAATGCTATAAAGCAATCAAACAGGACTAAATAA